One window of Dermacentor albipictus isolate Rhodes 1998 colony chromosome 9, USDA_Dalb.pri_finalv2, whole genome shotgun sequence genomic DNA carries:
- the Nup160 gene encoding nuclear pore complex protein Nup160, which yields MLEGNKYVKFVEVPLRETSPPKWKELTINTGAAQSTLEDIKLTERAGGYAYREDPASANATRNRFIYWKTNHNVLELTEESLDVDLVGNKLRLRFQHTPLLEGVSIFETRNNLVVLAATIASVHRLSFPHPRLLSPDPGSQLPSTYSIRSVFFDASATLLRDYHVLNHAGLGTTLSHNSCSWLGANGEAIFVLGTNTSTLFVVSIDPQEVGGQVSTMEIRKSASVTRFLSGILPASMRSDEASLSLVCHQADDDIFIFALSRDLRIRQWSYRSQDLLSMCSVLDHWPASKSASGLGGRQSCMVKATDSSGVDVYLGVYACFPEGNHFFVFQPIQPQGGGHKMVLITNIRAPGNDLVDFCLMDSTLWTLWVQQNDEPLICSLCIDALDSPSGSWAGVHLQPSVPPEKITVPPTLDAREFYLEKIIGQNAFSFNTLYKVLGTYGRRGELSADHGRRNLKEDIVSTVESEIHANAVEVELGDQEYVNLALQCWGKFYYACTEYHAVGLKPLGLFVDPSTGMAALIRRDHVSLLRPCDWQESCILSEELPPWCSDVADEGVQALASCLRMINSCLTPDLLVEFSQGLYFMEDFQSLIEKVVAHLLGPEYSIVVNKIIDTVHTNLPSLKKLIDSMDLSLVNPCTTPRGLHFSVWSLLFGSTTGCDFMAACLHQVMQFRFTFCQNLLLLQGLMVAAGHNRDALDRLISRKLIPETQRLVRAYYAALWATEAEGAPLANTLEGGMKGMTISSSTDGFGIISQNAEQYGLVWVFLRNGGGEAVRRQLSEKYELEPSQIWTAILPSFISIAAELIWPFSNNCTFPRSLVELNQHLQLQEYVRLLMDWCSNNWETRTYLLATSFLVCHEYHKACMLYKKLAYERVPTEPYIMQQIGRTRSIDSSSELSLLPLYFLKVIDAFTDAPDCVISLAEAALKCTPKDDPNVPGLWSLLFKHQLQLGHITEAYHAMIQNPNGDHRNVCLNQLVVVLCERRQLSTFVTFPFKGVETDVVHILEARARATDVAEQHYYDVLYCMHVNSKKYRRAASAMYEHAFRLQQEATGSDSLKKQELCLLAAVNCLLLVKPEDAWVAMPLPIGRKPDRSQKRDNTGEEIPQALPGKLEVIQVEDVRRKLSLVRAWLQLVESSQDSIRMPLTPEETVLLLVGCGHFNIAIRICKQFSMNLNPVFEGVVQQCIKSLPAQTIRSARTINPQWIIENPKAVLDIPGQAWLLLHHYLEQHEREPGTTRYHRLITSKLLCNGYSLPPWLTESYKKRDAPELLRLLIAYSRLEEATDISIEYVDAVLGKGKEYFGLTSALHANLPPVWLPHTTFDRLLVALKSSPKMESQHQKLSQKLKDYFKTLERVSFAMRR from the coding sequence ATGCTTGAAGGCAACAAATACGTCAAATTTGTCGAGGTTCCATTGCGCGAGACCTCGCCGCCGAAATGGAAGGAGCTGACCATCAACACGGGCGCGGCGCAGAGCACGCTCGAGGACATCAAACTCACCGAGCGAGCCGGCGGGTATGCTTACCGAGAGGACCCGGCGTCGGCCAACGCGACACGGAACCGATTTATCTACTGGAAAACCAACCACAATGTTCTGGAACTGACTGAGGAATCGTTAGACGTGGAcctagttggaaacaagctgcgtCTGCGCTTCCAGCACACGCCTCTGCTGGAAGGAGTGTCCATCTTCGAGACCAGGAACAACCTCGTTGTCCTCGCGGCGACCATAGCGAGCGTGCACCGCCTGTCGTTCCCACACCCTCGGTTACTCAGCCCGGACCCCGGGTCCCAGCTTCCCTCTACGTACAGCATCCGCTCCGTCTTCTTCGACGCCTCGGCTACATTGCTTCGCGACTACCACGTCCTGAATCACGCGGGACTTGGCACTACACTGTCCCACAACTCGTGCAGCTGGCTCGGAGCGAATGGCGAAGCCATCTTCGTGCTCGGCACTAACACTTCCACGCTCTTCGTGGTGTCCATCGACCCGCAGGAAGTGGGCGGCCAGGTGTCGACCATGGAGATTCGAAAGAGCGCCAGCGTGACTCGCTTTCTGAGTGGCATTCTTCCCGCCTCGATGCGAAGCGACGAGGCGTCGCTGAGCCTTGTGTGTCATCAAGCCGACGACGACATTTTCATCTTCGCTCTGTCCAGAGACCTCCGCATCCGACAGTGGTCATACAGGAGCCAGGACTTGCTCTCCATGTGCTCTGTGCTGGACCATTGGCCGGCCTCGAAGTCAGCGTCGGGGCTCGGCGGCCGCCAGTCGTGCATGGTCAAGGCGACCGATAGCTCTGGCGTCGACGTGTACCTCGGCGTCTACGCGTGCTTTCCAGAGGGGAACCACTTCTTCGTATTCCAGCCTATTCAGCCTCAGGGCGGCGGCCACAAGATGGTTCTAATAACAAACATAAGAGCCCCAGGGAACGACCTCGTCGACTTTTGTTTGATGGACTCTACTCTGTGGACACTCTGGGTCCAACAAAATGATGAGCCCCTCATCTGCTCGTTGTGTATCGATGCGCTTGACAGTCCCAGTGGCAGTTGGGCTGGTGTCCATCTGCAGCCTAGTGTTCCACCAGAGAAAATCACCGTGCCTCCAACTCTGGATGCGCGAGAATTCTACCTGGAGAAAATAATTGGACAAAATGCGTTTTCCTTCAACACCCTTTACAAAGTACTAGGCACATACGGCCGGCGTGGAGAGCTATCTGCTGATCATGGCCGCCGTAATCTAAAGGAGGACATTGTGAGCACTGTTGAatcagaaattcatgccaatgcTGTGGAGGTTGAGCTTGGTGATCAGGAGTATGTGAACCTGGCCCTACAGTGCTGGGGAAAATTTTATTATGCCTGCACAGAGTATCACGCTGTTGGCCTGAAGCCACTTGGCTTGTTTGTAGACCCAAGCACAGGGATGGCAGCCCTCATTCGGCGTGACCACGTATCCTTGCTGAGGCCATGCGATTGGCAAGAAAGCTGTATACTTTCTGAAGAACTTCCACCGTGGTGCAGTGATGTGGCGGATGAAGGTGTACAGGCACTTGCATCCTGCCTAAGAATGATTAATTCATGTTTGACTCCAGACTTGTTGGTCGAGTTTTCACAAGGCCTGTACTTCATGGAAGACTTTCAAAGCCTGATTGAAAAAGTGGTTGCCCACCTGTTGGGCCCCGAGTACAGCATTGTGGTGAATAAGATTATTGACACAGTTCACACTAACCTGCCATCACTGAAGAAGCTTATTGATTCTATGGACCTTTCACTAGTGAACCCATGCACGACACCTCGAGGTCTCCACTTCAGTGTGTGGAGCCTTCTGTTCGGGAGTACGACTGGCTGTGATTTCATGGCTGCATGTCTGCACCAAGTGATGCAGTTTCGTTTCACATTCTGCCAAAATTTGCTACTGCTCCAAGGTCTCATGGTTGCTGCAGGGCATAACAGGGATGCTTTAGACCGCCTCATCAGCAGAAAGCTTATTCCTGAGACACAGAGACTTGTGCGGGCATACTATGCAGCTCTGTGGGCCACAGAAGCAGAAGGTGCGCCTTTAGCAAATACTCTCGAAGGAGGCATGAAAGGGATGACTATAAGTAGCAGCACTGATGGATTTGGCATCATCAGCCAGAATGCAGAACAGTATGGCCTTGTTTGGGTCTTTCTGAGGAATGGAGGTGGAGAGGCAGTGAGGCGGCAACTCTCTGAGAAATATGAACTTGAGCCAAGCCAAATCTGGACAGCGATTCTTCCATCATTTATATCCATTGCAGCAGAGTTGATATGGCCATTCTCGAACAACTGTACCTTCCCGAGGTCCTTGGTCGAGCTAAATCAGCACCTCCAGCTGCAAGAGTATGTCCGGCTGCTAATGGACTGGTGCTCCAACAACTGGGAGACAAGAACATACCTTCTAGCCACCAGCTTTCTTGTGTGCCACGAGTATCACAAGGCTTGCATGCTTTATAAAAAACTTGCCTACGAACGTGTTCCCACCGAGCCTTACATAATGCAGCAGATTGGGAGGACGAGAAGCATCGACTCATCATCTGAACTATCTTTGCTGCCCCTGTACTTTCTGAAAGTAATCGATGCATTCACAGATGCCCCTGATTGTGTAATCAGTCTAGCTGAGGCAGCTCTGAAGTGCACGCCTAAGGATGACCCTAATGTCCCGGGGTTGTGGTCACTGCTGTTCAAGCACCAACTGCAGCTGGGTCACATCACCGAAGCATATCATGCCATGATACAGAATCCAAATGGTGACCACCGCAACGTCTGTCTGAACCAGTTAGTGGTTGTGCTGTGCGAAAGGCGTCAGCTCTCGACATTTGTCACATTCCCATTCAAAGGTGTTGAAACTGATGTCGTCCACATCCTGGAGGCACGTGCAAGAGCAACCGATGTTGCAGAACAGCATTACTATGATGTCCTCTATTGCATGCATGTCAATTCGAAAAAGTATCGGAGAGCTGCATCAGCAATGTATGAGCACGCCTTCCGGCTTCAACAGGAAGCTACCGGATCAGATAGCCTTAAGAAACAAGAACTGTGCCTCCTTGCTGCTGTCAACTGCCTGCTGCTTGTGAAGCCTGAAGATGCGTGGGTTGCCATGCCTCTACCCATTGGCAGAAAGCCGGACAGGTCACAAAAGCGTGACAACACAGGTGAAGAGATTCCACAGGCACTACCAGGAAAATTGGAGGTGATCCAAGTTGAGGACGTCCGCCGCAAGCTGAGTCTGGTACGGGCATGGCTTCAGCTCGTTGAATCTAGCCAAGATAGCATCCGCATGCCGCTCACTCCCGAAGAAACTGTTCTTCTTCTGGTGGGCTGCGGCCACTTCAACATTGCCATTCGTATTTGCAAGCAGTTTTCCATGAACCTGAATCCTGTGTTCGAGGGCGTTGTCCAGCAGTGCATAAAGAGCTTGCCTGCTCAAACGATCCGGAGTGCTCGGACCATCAACCCACAGTGGATCATCGAGAATCCAAAGGCAGTGCTGGACATCCCTGGACAGGCATGGCTCCTTCTTCATCACTACCTGGAACAGCATGAGAGAGAGCCAGGAACCACTCGTTATCACCGCCTAATTACAAGCAAGCTTTTGTGCAATGGCTACTCGCTTCCTCCTTGGCTGACTGAATCGTACAAGAAGCGTGATGCACCAGAGCTTTTGCGGCTTCTGATCGCATATTCACGTCTTGAAGAGGCAACAGATATATCGATCGAATATGTTGATGCTGTGCTGGGAAAAGGAAAAGAGTACTTTGGTTTGACCTCAGCATTACATGCGAACTTGCCTCCCGTCTGGTTGCCCCACACAACTTTTGACCGCCTTCTTGTGGCACTGAAGAGCTCACCCAAGATGGAAAGCCAACATCAGAAACTGAGCCAAAAGTTGAAAGACTACTTCAAGACTCTTGAACGTGTGTCTTTCGCAATGCGAAGATAA
- the MAGE gene encoding non-structural maintenance of chromosomes element 3 homolog, giving the protein MSESKKRARLTQSKLSFSQPSRSSAKRGDPEKAGASISAEDLERLVNDTVYYLLISDQHKEAIKRKDIQKHVLNNSGRVMRTVLASAKEKLQDVFGFELVELDDKQGSVILVRKVDLSEFCQFLKRSDKDLARQGLITLLLALILMNDGVIREDSLWKMLKPYGLDPNLLDSAFGDVRKLICVELVKQVYLEQSVVLGSDPPLNQYRWGVRAKKEFSKRSVLEIVCKVMGQGTRPEHWASVYDEVVRSEQDN; this is encoded by the exons ATGTCAGAATCGAAGAAACGAGCCAGACTAACTCAGTCTAAGCTCAGCTTCTCCCAGCCTTCGCGATCATCTGCG AAGCGTGGAGATCCCGAGAAAGCCGGAGCCAGTATATCGGCGGAAGACCTTGAACGTTTG GTCAATGACACTGTGTACTACCTGTTGATATCCGACCAGCACAAGGAGGCCATCAAAAGGAAGG ACATACAGAAGCACGTTCTGAACAACAGTGGAAGAGTAATGCGCACTGTGCTGGCTTCAGCGAAGGAGAAACTCCAGGAT GTGTTTGGCTTCGAACTGGTAGAACTTGATGACAAACAAGGCTctgtcatacttgtcagaaaagTTGACCTTTCTGAGTTTTGTCAATTCCTGAAAAG AAGTGACAAAGACCTTGCAAGACAGGGTCTCATAACGCTTCTCTTGGCTCTTATTCTCATGAATGATGGAGTCATTCGCGAAG ATTCACTTTGGAAAATGCTGAAGCCCTATGGCCTTGACCCGAA CTTGTTGGATTCTGCCTTTGGTGACGTGAGGAAGCTGATCTGCGTAGAGCTTGTCAAGCAAGTGTACCTCGAGCAGTCTGTGGTTCTTGGATCTGATCCACCATTGAATCAGTACCGGTGGGGCGTGCGTGCAAAGAAGGAATTCTCAAAGCGTTCTGTCCTCGAAATAGTCTGCAAG GTCATGGGCCAAGGGACACGTCCAGAGCACTGGGCATCGGTGTACGATGAAGTAGTGCGTTCCGAGCAAGACAACTGA